The proteins below come from a single Ailuropoda melanoleuca isolate Jingjing chromosome 1, ASM200744v2, whole genome shotgun sequence genomic window:
- the MFSD1 gene encoding major facilitator superfamily domain-containing protein 1 isoform X2: MEEDDEEARALLEGGPSEDGRGAPAVPAVPGALPALCDPSRLAHRLLVLLLMCFLGFGSYFCYDNPAALQTQVKRDMQVNTTKFMLLYAWYSWPNVVLCFFGGFLIDRVFGIRWGTIIFSCFVCIGQVIFALGGIFNAFWLMEFGRFVFGVGGESLAVAQNTYAVGWFKGKELNLVFGLQLSMARIGSTVNMNLMGWLYSKVEASLGSAGHTTLGITLMIGGITCILSLICALVLAYLDQRAERILHKAQGKTGEVIKLTDVKDFSLPLWLIFTICVCYYVAVFPFIGLGKVFFTEKFGFSSQEASAINSIVYVISAPMSPIFGLLVDKTGRNIIWVLCAVVTTLAAHIMLAFTLWNPWIAMCLLGLSYSLLACALWPMVAFVVPEHQLGTAYGFMQSIQNLGLAIVSIIAGMILDTRGYLFLEVFFIACVSLSLLAVVLLYVVNRARGGNLNYSARQREEIKLSHAE, encoded by the exons ATGGAAGAGGACGATGAGGAAGCGCGGGCGCTGTTGGAAGGCGGCCCCAGTGAGGATGGCAGAGGAGCGCCTGCGGTCCCAGCCGTCCCCGGAGCGCTGCCGGCCCTTTGCGACCCTAGTCGCCTGGCGCACCGGCTTTTGGTGCTGTTGCTGATGTGCTTCCTAGGCTTCG GCAGCTATTTTTGCTATGATAATCCTGCTGCCCTTCAGACTCAGGTTAAACGG GATATGCAGGTGAATACAACGAAATTCATGCTGCTGTATGCCTGGTATTCTTGGCCCAatgtagttttgtgtttttttggtggCTTTTTGATAGACCGAGTATTTGGAATACG ATGGGGCACCATTATTTTTAGCTGCTTTGTTTGCATTGGACAG GTGATTTTTGCTCTGGGTGGAATATTTAATGCTTTTTGGCTGATGGAATTTGGAAGGTTTGTGTTTGG gGTTGGTGGGGAGTCCTTAGCAGTTGCCCAAAATACATACGCTGTGGGTTGGTTTAAAGGCAAAGAATTAAACCTGGTGTTTGGACTCCAACTTAGTATGGCTAGAATT ggAAGTACAGTAAACATGAATCTCATGGGATGGCTGTATTCTAAGGTTGAAGCTTCATTGGGTTCTGCTGGTCACACAACCCTTGGGATCACACTTATGATTG GGGGTATAACATGTATACTTTCACTAATCTGTGCCTTGGTTCTTGCTTACTTGgatcagagagcagagagaatcCTTCATAAAGCACAAGGAAAAACAG gTGAAGTTATTAAGTTAACTGATGTGAAGGACTTCTCCTTACCCCTGTGGCTGATATTTACCATCTGCGTCTGCTATTATGTGGCAGTGTTCCCTTTTATCGGACTTGGGAA agttttctttacagaaaaatttggaTTTTCTTCCCAGGAAGCAAGTGCTATTAACAG TATTGTATATGTCATATCAGCTCCCATGTCCCCGATATTTGGGCTCCTGGTGGATAAAACAGGAAGGAACATCATCTGGGTTCTGTGTGCCGTGGTCACCACTCTTGCTGCCCACATCATGCTGGCCTTCACGCTGTGGAACCCTTGGATTGCTATG TGTCTCCTGGGACTGTCCTATTCATTGCTTGCCTGTGCACTGTGGCCAATGGTGGCATTCGTAGTTCCTGAACATCAGCTGGGAACTGCCTATGGCTT CATGCAGTCCATTCAGAATCTTGGGTTGGCGATCGTTTCCATCATTGCTGGCATGATACTGGATACTCGGGgatatttgtttttagaagtttTCTTCATTGCCTGCGTTTCTT TATCACTTTTAGCTGTTGTCTTACTCTATGTGGTGAATCGTGCCCGAG GGGGGAACCTAAATTATTCTGCAagacaaagggaagaaataaaactttctcatGCTGAGTaa
- the MFSD1 gene encoding major facilitator superfamily domain-containing protein 1 isoform X1, with amino-acid sequence MEEDDEEARALLEGGPSEDGRGAPAVPAVPGALPALCDPSRLAHRLLVLLLMCFLGFGSYFCYDNPAALQTQVKRDMQVNTTKFMLLYAWYSWPNVVLCFFGGFLIDRVFGIRWGTIIFSCFVCIGQVIFALGGIFNAFWLMEFGRFVFGVGGESLAVAQNTYAVGWFKGKELNLVFGLQLSMARIGSTVNMNLMGWLYSKVEASLGSAGHTTLGITLMIGGITCILSLICALVLAYLDQRAERILHKAQGKTGEVIKLTDVKDFSLPLWLIFTICVCYYVAVFPFIGLGKVFFTEKFGFSSQEASAINSIVYVISAPMSPIFGLLVDKTGRNIIWVLCAVVTTLAAHIMLAFTLWNPWIAMCLLGLSYSLLACALWPMVAFVVPEHQLGTAYGFMQSIQNLGLAIVSIIAGMILDTRGYLFLEVFFIACVSLSLLAVVLLYVVNRARGGNLNYSARQREEIKLSHAE; translated from the exons ATGGAAGAGGACGATGAGGAAGCGCGGGCGCTGTTGGAAGGCGGCCCCAGTGAGGATGGCAGAGGAGCGCCTGCGGTCCCAGCCGTCCCCGGAGCGCTGCCGGCCCTTTGCGACCCTAGTCGCCTGGCGCACCGGCTTTTGGTGCTGTTGCTGATGTGCTTCCTAGGCTTCG GCAGCTATTTTTGCTATGATAATCCTGCTGCCCTTCAGACTCAGGTTAAACGG GATATGCAGGTGAATACAACGAAATTCATGCTGCTGTATGCCTGGTATTCTTGGCCCAatgtagttttgtgtttttttggtggCTTTTTGATAGACCGAGTATTTGGAATACG ATGGGGCACCATTATTTTTAGCTGCTTTGTTTGCATTGGACAG GTGATTTTTGCTCTGGGTGGAATATTTAATGCTTTTTGGCTGATGGAATTTGGAAGGTTTGTGTTTGG gGTTGGTGGGGAGTCCTTAGCAGTTGCCCAAAATACATACGCTGTGGGTTGGTTTAAAGGCAAAGAATTAAACCTGGTGTTTGGACTCCAACTTAGTATGGCTAGAATT ggAAGTACAGTAAACATGAATCTCATGGGATGGCTGTATTCTAAGGTTGAAGCTTCATTGGGTTCTGCTGGTCACACAACCCTTGGGATCACACTTATGATTG GGGGTATAACATGTATACTTTCACTAATCTGTGCCTTGGTTCTTGCTTACTTGgatcagagagcagagagaatcCTTCATAAAGCACAAGGAAAAACAG gTGAAGTTATTAAGTTAACTGATGTGAAGGACTTCTCCTTACCCCTGTGGCTGATATTTACCATCTGCGTCTGCTATTATGTGGCAGTGTTCCCTTTTATCGGACTTGGGAA agttttctttacagaaaaatttggaTTTTCTTCCCAGGAAGCAAGTGCTATTAACAG TATTGTATATGTCATATCAGCTCCCATGTCCCCGATATTTGGGCTCCTGGTGGATAAAACAGGAAGGAACATCATCTGGGTTCTGTGTGCCGTGGTCACCACTCTTGCTGCCCACATCATGCTGGCCTTCACGCTGTGGAACCCTTGGATTGCTATG TGTCTCCTGGGACTGTCCTATTCATTGCTTGCCTGTGCACTGTGGCCAATGGTGGCATTCGTAGTTCCTGAACATCAGCTGGGAACTGCCTATGGCTT CATGCAGTCCATTCAGAATCTTGGGTTGGCGATCGTTTCCATCATTGCTGGCATGATACTGGATACTCGGGgatatttgtttttagaagtttTCTTCATTGCCTGCGTTTCTT TATCACTTTTAGCTGTTGTCTTACTCTATGTGGTGAATCGTGCCCGAG GGGGGAACCTAAATTATTCTGCAagacaaagggaagaaataaaactttctcatGCTGA